In Vidua macroura isolate BioBank_ID:100142 chromosome 9, ASM2450914v1, whole genome shotgun sequence, the genomic window GGCCGGGCAGAAGCGAGACAGCCCCCAGCAcgcactggcagcagctgcgAGTGGGACAGGGACTTGCGGCTCTCGGGATGAGCAGATCCCACCCAGCACGGAGCCGCGGTGTGCCCTGAACCCAGCCCCAGAAGCTGCAGAAGCTCACACGGAGCGGAGAGCGCAgcccggggtgggggggtgaCCCCTCTCAGGCGTGACGGTGCCCGGCCCCGGGTGCCGGTCCCGCCCGCGGTTCCGGCCCGTGTCCCGGGGCTCCGGCCCGTGTCCCGGGGTCCAGCCCGTGTCCCGCGGTTCCGGCCCGTGTTCCCGGGCTCCGGCCGGGAGGTGGCGGCCGCGAGCGCCCCGGCGTCCCTTGCGCCACCtccggcagcggcggcggcggcggcggcggcggggccggggccgcggagctgcccctgcccgtGCCGGGGCCATGGAGCCGGTGCCCGGGCGGCGGTGGCAGAAGGTGCTGTACGAGCGCCAGCCTTTCCCCGATAACTACGTGGACCAGCGGTTCCTGGAGGAGCTGCGGAAGAACGTGCACGCCCGGCAGTACCGGTACCAGGCCGTGGTCTTCCAGTCGGGAGCCgtggtgcagcagctgtgcagcgTCTGCGTCTTCGTGCTCACCTGGTGGTACATGGACGCCGGGATGCTGAGCCCGCAGGGGCTTTTCGGAGCGGCGCTGGTGTCCTCCCTGCTCGGCTATGTGCTGTTCGACGCCGTggacggcggggccgggcgctgGGCGAGCGGGCGGACGCGCTGGGCTGACCTCAAGAGCATGCTGGTGTTCGCCGCCTTCACCTACGGCTTCTCGCCGGTGCTGAAGACACTGACCGAGTCCATCAGCACGGACACCATCTACGCCATGTCGGCCCTCATGCTCCTGGGGCACCTCATCTTCTTCGACTACGGCGCCAACGCTGCCATTGTGTCCAGCACGCTGTCCCTCAACATGGCCATCTTCGCCTCGGTGTGCCTGGCCTCGCGCCTGCCTCGCGCCCTGCACGCCTTCGTCATGGTGACCTTCGCCATGCAGATCTTCGCGCTGTGGCCCATGCTGCAGAAGAAGCTGAAGGCGCGGACGCCCCGGTGCTACGTGGCGGTGACGGTGCTCTTTGCGCTGGCAGCGCTGGCGGGGCTGGCCACGGTGTCCAGCGTGGGCGCCGTGCTCTTCGCCTCCCTGCTGCTCGCc contains:
- the PIGC gene encoding phosphatidylinositol N-acetylglucosaminyltransferase subunit C, translated to MEPVPGRRWQKVLYERQPFPDNYVDQRFLEELRKNVHARQYRYQAVVFQSGAVVQQLCSVCVFVLTWWYMDAGMLSPQGLFGAALVSSLLGYVLFDAVDGGAGRWASGRTRWADLKSMLVFAAFTYGFSPVLKTLTESISTDTIYAMSALMLLGHLIFFDYGANAAIVSSTLSLNMAIFASVCLASRLPRALHAFVMVTFAMQIFALWPMLQKKLKARTPRCYVAVTVLFALAALAGLATVSSVGAVLFASLLLAISCLCPYCLIRLQLLKDNIHGPWDEAEIKEDLSRFLM